The Peribacillus simplex genome contains a region encoding:
- a CDS encoding helix-turn-helix domain-containing protein: MAIIINIDVMLAKRKMSVTELSERVGITMANLSILKNGKAKAVRFSTLEAICKTLDCQPGEILEYKSDEDTQ; the protein is encoded by the coding sequence ATGGCAATTATTATTAATATTGATGTGATGTTAGCAAAACGAAAAATGAGCGTAACGGAGCTTTCGGAGAGGGTTGGAATTACTATGGCCAATCTTTCCATTCTGAAAAATGGAAAAGCAAAAGCGGTTCGTTTTTCAACATTAGAAGCGATATGTAAGACTTTGGATTGTCAGCCAGGTGAGATTTTGGAGTACAAAAGCGACGAAGACACTCAATAA
- the pepV gene encoding dipeptidase PepV, producing the protein MSELNWREEVEKRKMDLLLDTQNLLKIKSVLDEEDPTEEAPFGKGVKEALDFMLQLGEKDGFTVKNVDNVAGHIEMGEGEELIGILCHVDVVPEGDGWSSDPFGAEIRNGRIYARGAIDDKGPTMAAYHAMKLVRELGEPLNKRVRMIIGTDEESNWRCVDRYFEVEEMPSIGFAPDADFPIISAEKGIWDFSVIHPADAGNGTNSEVNVMEFSSGRRTNMVPDFATAIVEAANPAEVAANYQDYLQKYSLRGQAVPQKNQVLLEMIGVSAHAMEPKNGKNAGLHLAVFLADLTLDPHAKAYFTFIKDRLFEDSRGNNLGVAYSDEQTGELTVNAGVFHYSKQGDSSIGFSMRYPVTFEWEQQKAALEERLAAYNLKVKTNSHSTPHFVDSESFLIKTLQEVYEAETGDKAELLSIGGGTYARSLKEGVAFGPLFPGSEDIAHQKDEYIDIEDMLKATSIYARAIHELAK; encoded by the coding sequence TTGAGTGAATTGAATTGGCGAGAAGAAGTTGAAAAACGGAAAATGGACCTATTACTGGACACACAAAACTTATTGAAAATAAAAAGTGTATTGGATGAAGAAGATCCGACAGAGGAGGCCCCATTCGGTAAAGGTGTGAAGGAAGCGCTTGATTTCATGCTTCAATTAGGCGAAAAAGATGGTTTTACTGTTAAGAATGTCGATAATGTCGCTGGTCATATCGAAATGGGTGAAGGCGAGGAGTTAATCGGGATATTATGCCATGTCGACGTGGTACCTGAGGGAGATGGCTGGAGTTCGGATCCGTTCGGTGCTGAAATCCGCAATGGCCGCATATATGCTCGCGGGGCAATCGATGATAAAGGGCCGACGATGGCTGCCTATCATGCGATGAAGCTGGTCCGGGAGCTAGGAGAACCTTTGAACAAACGTGTGAGGATGATCATTGGAACCGATGAAGAATCGAACTGGCGCTGCGTTGACCGGTACTTTGAAGTGGAGGAAATGCCCTCGATCGGCTTCGCACCAGATGCTGACTTCCCGATCATCAGTGCGGAAAAAGGAATTTGGGATTTCTCGGTTATACACCCTGCCGATGCAGGAAATGGCACGAACTCTGAAGTGAATGTTATGGAATTTTCTTCAGGTCGAAGGACGAATATGGTACCGGATTTTGCTACGGCCATTGTGGAAGCGGCCAACCCTGCTGAAGTGGCGGCAAACTATCAGGATTATTTGCAAAAATACTCATTGAGGGGCCAAGCAGTTCCGCAAAAAAATCAAGTGCTGCTTGAAATGATCGGAGTCTCGGCACACGCGATGGAACCGAAAAATGGAAAGAATGCAGGTCTGCATTTAGCCGTATTTTTAGCTGATCTTACTCTTGATCCGCATGCGAAAGCCTACTTCACTTTCATAAAGGATCGTTTGTTTGAAGATTCCCGCGGAAATAATTTGGGTGTGGCTTATTCGGATGAGCAAACAGGAGAATTGACGGTCAATGCCGGCGTTTTCCATTATTCTAAACAAGGCGACAGCTCGATTGGTTTCAGCATGCGTTATCCGGTGACGTTTGAGTGGGAACAGCAAAAGGCGGCATTGGAGGAAAGACTTGCGGCATATAATTTGAAAGTGAAGACCAATTCGCATTCAACTCCACATTTTGTGGACAGTGAAAGCTTCTTGATCAAGACGTTGCAGGAAGTTTATGAAGCGGAGACAGGTGATAAAGCTGAACTCCTTTCGATTGGCGGCGGCACATACGCCCGTTCATTGAAAGAAGGCGTTGCATTTGGCCCGCTTTTCCCTGGAAGCGAAGACATTGCACATCAGAAAGATGAATATATTGATATTGAAGATATGCTTAAGGCTACGTCCATTTATGCACGTGCCATTCATGAATTGGCTAAATAA
- a CDS encoding immunoglobulin-like domain-containing protein — protein MKIPLMKVGALTCLTLGLFNGQAFAESGITNACSSFGEIQSNVNPSHKQINCLLTNAAIEAEIPPEVVKAVATQENGDWRQFNEVGKPIISGDGGTGLMQLTNKSGYDQKKLENDIAYNIEAGVEVLSGMYSRRDLPKIKGAGRRVIENWYFPVMAYNGTKPVNSPLYQENGKINPNAYQEEVFAEIEKQSYLDGTKLAKYPFKTTDFQYDRESTENIIFKNLEYTLTDQTHDSVYWFKAGDKVVTTSSANIRKEISTTAGAVLVPPNTSLIITGDFDYHESKGNKFVFYPVQTEDKSIKGYVSSAYISNRPSADLPIKDTNKPVISGADGKSIPFNSSFNPKTSVKAKDDKDGDLTSAIRVEGKVDTKKVGTYNLTYTVADKAGNVAKVIRRITVYDKVKPVISGAGNKTIKLNSSFNPKTNVSAKDNADGSLTSKIKVTGTVNTKKKGTYTLKYTVTDSSKNAATVTRKITIDGTKPVISGANSKTVGYYSTFNPKSGVSAKDNLDGNMTSKIKVTGTVNTKKKGTYTLKYTVTDSSKNTATVTRKITVDSTKPVISGAKSKTIAYNSSFNPKSGVSAKDNLDGSLTSKIKITGTVNTKKKGTYTLTYTVTDKSKNKAEVKRKITVK, from the coding sequence ATGAAGATACCTTTAATGAAGGTTGGGGCACTGACCTGTTTAACGCTCGGTTTGTTCAACGGACAGGCTTTTGCGGAGTCTGGAATAACCAATGCGTGTTCATCATTCGGTGAGATTCAATCCAATGTGAATCCTTCCCATAAGCAGATTAACTGCTTACTGACGAATGCCGCAATAGAGGCCGAAATCCCCCCTGAAGTTGTAAAAGCGGTGGCTACGCAGGAAAACGGGGATTGGAGGCAATTTAATGAGGTCGGTAAACCGATTATATCAGGCGATGGCGGTACCGGTCTTATGCAGCTTACCAATAAAAGTGGGTATGACCAGAAAAAGCTGGAAAATGATATAGCCTACAATATCGAGGCAGGCGTCGAGGTACTGAGTGGCATGTATTCAAGAAGGGATTTGCCCAAGATCAAAGGTGCAGGCCGCAGGGTCATCGAAAATTGGTATTTCCCTGTCATGGCATACAATGGGACAAAACCGGTTAACAGTCCTCTTTACCAGGAAAACGGTAAAATAAATCCTAATGCCTACCAAGAGGAAGTTTTTGCCGAGATAGAAAAGCAAAGTTATTTGGATGGCACAAAACTGGCCAAATATCCATTCAAAACAACGGATTTTCAATATGACCGGGAAAGCACCGAAAATATCATCTTTAAAAATCTTGAATACACACTGACAGACCAAACGCATGACTCTGTTTATTGGTTCAAGGCAGGAGACAAAGTTGTGACGACATCCAGTGCAAATATCAGGAAAGAAATAAGCACTACGGCAGGAGCAGTGCTTGTGCCGCCAAATACAAGCTTGATCATCACAGGGGATTTTGACTATCACGAATCCAAGGGAAATAAATTTGTCTTTTACCCTGTACAAACGGAAGACAAGAGTATTAAGGGGTATGTCTCATCGGCTTACATCTCCAATAGGCCATCGGCTGACCTGCCCATCAAGGATACGAATAAGCCTGTGATTTCAGGTGCTGATGGTAAATCGATTCCATTCAACTCATCTTTCAATCCTAAAACCAGCGTAAAGGCGAAGGATGATAAAGATGGTGACTTAACAAGTGCCATACGTGTGGAAGGTAAGGTGGATACCAAGAAAGTGGGCACCTATAATTTGACTTATACGGTAGCTGACAAAGCTGGGAATGTTGCCAAGGTCATAAGGAGAATAACCGTTTATGACAAAGTCAAGCCGGTGATTTCCGGTGCCGGGAATAAAACCATCAAACTTAATTCATCATTCAATCCAAAAACAAACGTGAGTGCCAAGGATAATGCCGATGGCAGCTTGACTAGTAAAATCAAAGTGACGGGTACAGTGAATACGAAGAAAAAGGGGACCTATACATTGAAGTATACGGTCACCGATTCATCGAAAAATGCAGCGACAGTCACAAGAAAGATCACGATAGATGGCACCAAGCCAGTCATCTCGGGAGCCAATAGTAAAACCGTCGGCTATTATTCGACATTCAACCCTAAATCAGGCGTATCCGCGAAAGATAACCTGGATGGCAACATGACTAGTAAAATAAAGGTGACAGGTACGGTGAATACAAAGAAAAAAGGAACGTATACATTAAAGTATACAGTCACTGATTCATCGAAAAATACTGCGACAGTCACAAGAAAGATTACCGTAGACAGCACCAAGCCGGTCATTTCCGGTGCAAAAAGCAAAACCATTGCCTATAACTCGTCATTCAATCCTAAATCAGGTGTATCCGCGAAAGATAATCTTGATGGAAGTTTAACAAGTAAGATCAAAATAACAGGGACTGTGAATACGAAGAAAAAAGGCACCTATACATTGACTTACACAGTTACGGATAAATCGAAGAACAAGGCAGAAGTAAAACGGAAAATCACTGTTAAATAG
- a CDS encoding SDR family NAD(P)-dependent oxidoreductase, with the protein MGRLTDKVAIITGGASGMGKEMVDLFTKEGAQVIAADINEKAVAAVNELDNVHGTVLDVSSDESWKKVTNEVIAKFGKIDILVNNAGISTEKGINDTTLADWQLMLSINGFGPFLGMKHVVPHMAKEGKGAVVNISSFTAQIGMGLNSYSASKGAVRAISRAAATQYGRMGVRVNAVFPGIIETPMTQKLEESKELVNQMIKATPLQRLGQPADIANAVLYLASDEASYVTGAELVIDGGYSAQ; encoded by the coding sequence ATGGGAAGATTAACTGATAAAGTGGCCATTATCACTGGCGGAGCATCTGGTATGGGCAAGGAAATGGTGGACCTATTCACAAAAGAAGGAGCACAAGTCATTGCTGCTGATATCAATGAAAAAGCTGTAGCTGCTGTGAATGAACTGGATAATGTCCATGGAACTGTACTTGATGTATCTTCAGACGAAAGCTGGAAAAAGGTGACGAATGAAGTTATCGCTAAATTTGGCAAAATCGACATTTTGGTAAACAATGCCGGTATCTCAACAGAAAAAGGCATCAACGATACAACATTGGCCGATTGGCAGCTAATGTTAAGCATCAATGGATTTGGACCATTCCTTGGAATGAAACACGTTGTTCCTCACATGGCTAAAGAAGGTAAAGGCGCAGTTGTAAACATTTCTTCCTTCACCGCTCAAATCGGAATGGGCTTAAACTCTTACTCAGCTTCAAAAGGTGCCGTTCGTGCTATTTCCAGGGCTGCCGCAACGCAATATGGCCGCATGGGCGTCCGTGTCAATGCCGTATTCCCTGGTATCATCGAAACACCAATGACTCAAAAATTAGAAGAGTCAAAAGAGTTAGTCAACCAAATGATCAAAGCAACTCCATTACAACGTTTGGGTCAGCCGGCGGATATTGCAAATGCCGTGCTTTATCTAGCATCCGATGAAGCTTCATATGTAACTGGTGCAGAGCTTGTCATCGACGGCGGATACTCAGCTCAATAA
- a CDS encoding Nramp family divalent metal transporter, with protein MSDVLHQSSSRGIKKLLPYLGPAFIAAVAYIDPGNYATNITAGSKYGYTLLWVIFASNLMAVLIQSLSAKLGIATGKNLPELCRERFSKKTSFLLWIQAEAVIMATDLAEFIGAALGIYLLFDLPLITSAIIAAIGSFAILEFQRRGYRTFEALITVMIFVVVIAFGAQVFYAKPDTSAVVLGLFTPKFEGVDSILLSAGMLGATVMPHAIYLHSSLTQRRIVGKNDLERKRIFRFELIDIVIAMLIAGAINAAMVIVSAALFHKNGILVEDLDVAYQQFGAMLGPSVAMFFGIGLLFAGLSSSSVGVMTGDVVMQGFIKRHIPIYLRRVITTVPPLLIILWGVNPSKALVMSQIVLSFGIAFALVPLIMFTSNEKIMGSLVNHKITSGIAWLIAVLIIGLNLFLLYETLFS; from the coding sequence ATGTCCGATGTGTTGCATCAATCTTCTTCAAGAGGAATAAAAAAACTGCTTCCCTATCTAGGGCCTGCCTTTATAGCGGCTGTGGCCTATATTGATCCAGGGAATTATGCGACCAATATTACAGCCGGGTCAAAATATGGCTATACGTTATTATGGGTTATCTTCGCATCCAATTTAATGGCTGTGCTAATCCAATCACTATCAGCTAAATTGGGGATAGCCACTGGAAAGAACCTTCCAGAGCTATGCAGGGAAAGATTTTCGAAAAAAACATCTTTCTTATTATGGATTCAGGCCGAAGCCGTTATAATGGCAACCGACCTAGCTGAATTCATAGGAGCTGCACTAGGGATTTATTTGCTATTTGACTTACCGCTTATCACTTCGGCAATAATTGCGGCGATTGGTTCCTTTGCCATTCTCGAATTCCAGCGCAGGGGTTATCGGACATTCGAAGCTCTGATCACGGTCATGATATTTGTCGTTGTGATAGCATTTGGTGCTCAAGTTTTTTATGCAAAACCTGACACTTCAGCCGTTGTATTAGGACTCTTCACTCCAAAGTTCGAGGGAGTGGACAGTATTTTGCTATCGGCCGGTATGCTTGGAGCCACCGTTATGCCACATGCGATCTACCTTCATTCTTCTTTGACTCAAAGAAGAATAGTCGGAAAAAACGATTTGGAAAGAAAAAGGATTTTTCGTTTTGAGCTAATTGACATTGTCATCGCCATGTTGATTGCAGGCGCGATCAATGCCGCCATGGTCATAGTTTCAGCTGCCCTATTTCATAAGAATGGAATACTTGTAGAGGACTTGGATGTTGCCTATCAACAATTCGGTGCGATGCTTGGACCATCAGTCGCGATGTTCTTTGGAATAGGATTATTATTTGCCGGTTTATCCAGCTCATCCGTTGGTGTAATGACAGGTGATGTAGTCATGCAAGGATTCATTAAAAGGCATATACCGATTTATTTAAGAAGGGTCATTACCACCGTTCCGCCCCTGCTCATAATATTATGGGGAGTGAACCCATCCAAAGCACTTGTGATGAGCCAAATTGTACTCTCGTTCGGCATCGCGTTTGCCTTAGTGCCATTGATCATGTTTACAAGCAATGAAAAAATCATGGGCAGCTTGGTCAACCATAAAATCACCTCGGGCATCGCTTGGCTTATAGCTGTACTTATCATTGGACTGAACTTGTTCCTGCTGTACGAAACACTGTTCAGCTAA
- a CDS encoding DUF2975 domain-containing protein, with translation MKRGTTLFLKMAVILIGIPILALCIFLVPKIGDFAGELYPKMAYMKFLVLIDMYAAAIPFYFALYQAFKLLSYIDKNQAFSALSVKALQNIKYCAITISTLYLLGMPLYYLMGKRVDPPSFIPIGLIIIFASMVIAIFAAVLQRLLKEAINIKSENDLTV, from the coding sequence ATGAAACGAGGAACAACACTCTTTTTGAAGATGGCTGTTATTCTTATTGGAATCCCAATTCTCGCTTTGTGCATATTTTTAGTGCCTAAGATTGGGGATTTTGCTGGAGAATTATATCCAAAAATGGCTTATATGAAATTTCTCGTTTTAATCGATATGTACGCAGCAGCGATTCCTTTTTACTTTGCTCTGTATCAGGCTTTTAAACTTTTAAGCTATATTGATAAGAACCAAGCGTTCTCGGCATTATCGGTAAAAGCATTACAGAATATAAAATACTGTGCCATCACAATCAGTACCTTGTATCTGCTAGGTATGCCGCTCTACTATCTCATGGGGAAGAGAGTTGACCCTCCAAGTTTCATACCAATCGGATTGATCATTATTTTCGCCTCTATGGTTATCGCCATTTTTGCCGCTGTCCTCCAACGGCTTTTAAAAGAAGCGATTAACATAAAATCAGAAAATGATTTGACGGTCTGA
- a CDS encoding DnaJ family domain-containing protein, producing the protein MGKEHGHVNWMDQIFKEYERDGGLKNNPGFGKPLPESALSGNIYDNFLTKAKNAGYLPLWIKWQKEIREELSGLVQLKKMNGTESELMKQMDEINEKVRTYNAICPATMQRREIELESIEIQYEKWK; encoded by the coding sequence ATGGGCAAAGAACACGGGCATGTGAACTGGATGGATCAGATTTTTAAGGAATATGAAAGGGACGGAGGGCTGAAGAATAATCCTGGCTTTGGAAAACCGCTTCCGGAGTCGGCGCTATCGGGAAATATATATGACAACTTCTTGACGAAGGCCAAGAATGCCGGATACCTTCCGCTTTGGATAAAATGGCAAAAGGAAATTCGGGAAGAGCTATCCGGATTGGTTCAATTGAAAAAAATGAATGGAACGGAATCTGAATTAATGAAACAAATGGATGAGATAAATGAGAAAGTCCGTACATATAATGCGATTTGTCCAGCCACAATGCAGCGCAGGGAAATAGAGTTGGAAAGCATCGAAATCCAGTATGAAAAATGGAAGTAA
- the lepB gene encoding signal peptidase I produces the protein MEKRKEVFSWIKAILIAVILAFLIRTYIFAPIVVDGESMMPTLQDHERIVLTKFGTNIDNIDRFDIVVFHATVDKDYIKRVIGLPGDHIEYKDDTLYINGKAYEEPYLDKYKNQMAGVPLTESFKLEDLTGSMTVPEGQLFLMGDNRQNSLDSREIGTISVDEIVGKANLVYWPINEIKLVN, from the coding sequence TTGGAAAAAAGAAAAGAAGTTTTTTCATGGATAAAGGCGATATTGATTGCAGTCATTCTAGCTTTTTTAATTCGAACGTATATTTTTGCACCGATTGTCGTGGACGGTGAGTCAATGATGCCGACTCTGCAAGACCACGAGAGAATTGTTCTTACCAAGTTTGGAACGAATATTGATAATATAGACCGGTTTGATATTGTCGTTTTTCATGCAACGGTAGATAAAGATTATATAAAAAGGGTTATCGGTCTGCCAGGTGACCATATTGAATATAAAGATGATACGCTTTATATTAATGGGAAAGCTTATGAAGAACCTTACTTGGACAAATATAAGAATCAGATGGCAGGGGTGCCGCTTACTGAATCCTTCAAGCTAGAAGATTTAACAGGCAGCATGACAGTGCCGGAAGGCCAGTTGTTCCTTATGGGGGACAATCGCCAAAATAGTTTGGATAGTCGTGAAATAGGCACGATTTCCGTCGATGAAATTGTAGGCAAGGCGAATCTTGTGTATTGGCCAATTAATGAAATAAAGCTAGTTAATTAA
- a CDS encoding DUF4064 domain-containing protein, whose amino-acid sequence MKRTWEFVLSIIGVGIAAIFLIMMIIAAVYVNSIDMKEMMDYSLMTDSEFSSSEVDMSIKLFMGILWAGIISLFIALAGGLIAIFLLKGGKAKGAGILLIITGILTIFHVWPLIFFIIPGIMCLVRKPRETVEVIV is encoded by the coding sequence ATGAAACGGACATGGGAATTCGTATTAAGTATCATAGGCGTAGGTATCGCTGCGATTTTTTTAATCATGATGATCATAGCGGCCGTTTATGTCAACAGTATCGATATGAAAGAAATGATGGACTACTCTTTAATGACAGATTCTGAGTTTTCCTCGTCTGAGGTAGATATGTCGATCAAGTTGTTCATGGGCATACTATGGGCGGGAATCATATCGCTGTTCATTGCATTGGCGGGCGGTTTGATCGCTATCTTTCTATTAAAAGGCGGCAAAGCGAAGGGAGCCGGGATCTTATTGATCATTACGGGCATTCTGACGATCTTTCATGTGTGGCCGCTTATTTTCTTCATCATACCGGGCATTATGTGCCTTGTAAGGAAGCCGAGGGAAACGGTGGAAGTGATCGTTTGA
- a CDS encoding MATE family efflux transporter: MNNRMYLSLAIPLTISTMSTPLLGAVDTAVVGKLSDPAYIGGVAVGTIIFNTMYWLFGFLRVSTSAFAAQAEGARDEKQSLMALIRPFFIAAIIGLLFIVIQKPILNISLGAIGPESDVSAFAADYFGIRIWGAPFALLNYVILGWLIGKSRIKTSLFIQVFMNVINIVLCLVFVNGFSWSVSGVAAASLISEISAFLLGLWVIRKAVNVPDSFSFREGFDRASLKKMMVVNRDLFIRTICLITVFNLFTAKGATFGTETLAANAVLIQIHYLMAYCFDGFANASSLLVGKAIGSRDINLYKKTLSLSARWGLYASFILAASYYLFSDRVILLFTDIPGVIELAHEYGLWIVLFPFSAFIGLIFYGVFTGATEAVPVRNSMLLALFAFLLVQFTAVSNHGNHGLWLAFLAFSLGRSVFLALYIPRLNRKVAKLMDADRLMKSSSF; this comes from the coding sequence ATGAATAACAGAATGTATCTTTCCCTGGCCATCCCGCTTACGATTTCGACGATGAGTACGCCCTTGCTCGGTGCGGTCGATACGGCTGTGGTTGGAAAGTTGAGTGATCCCGCTTATATTGGCGGGGTGGCTGTCGGAACGATAATTTTTAATACGATGTATTGGCTTTTTGGTTTTCTGCGGGTCAGTACATCTGCCTTTGCTGCACAAGCGGAGGGGGCACGGGATGAAAAGCAAAGCCTGATGGCCTTGATTCGGCCTTTTTTCATTGCAGCGATCATCGGCCTGCTTTTTATCGTGATCCAAAAACCCATTTTGAATATCTCGTTAGGTGCAATCGGTCCGGAATCGGACGTTTCCGCCTTTGCCGCGGATTATTTCGGCATCAGGATATGGGGGGCACCTTTTGCATTATTGAACTATGTCATCTTAGGCTGGTTAATCGGGAAATCCAGGATAAAAACATCTTTGTTCATTCAAGTTTTCATGAACGTGATCAATATTGTCTTATGCCTCGTTTTTGTAAATGGCTTTTCGTGGTCTGTATCAGGGGTTGCTGCCGCTTCATTGATATCAGAAATTTCCGCTTTTTTACTGGGCCTATGGGTCATCCGGAAAGCGGTTAACGTACCGGATTCATTTTCATTCCGGGAGGGGTTCGATCGGGCTTCCTTGAAAAAAATGATGGTGGTCAACAGGGATTTATTCATCAGGACCATTTGCCTGATCACGGTTTTCAATCTTTTTACGGCCAAGGGAGCCACTTTCGGGACAGAGACACTGGCGGCCAATGCCGTACTCATTCAAATCCATTACCTGATGGCCTATTGCTTTGATGGCTTCGCGAACGCGTCGAGTCTTCTGGTCGGGAAGGCGATTGGTTCGAGAGATATAAACCTTTATAAAAAAACACTCTCACTATCGGCGCGGTGGGGCTTGTATGCTTCGTTCATACTTGCCGCATCTTACTATCTATTCAGCGATAGGGTCATTCTCCTTTTCACGGACATTCCCGGCGTCATCGAACTTGCCCATGAATATGGACTTTGGATAGTCCTATTCCCATTCAGTGCCTTTATCGGACTCATTTTTTATGGAGTGTTTACCGGTGCCACAGAAGCCGTTCCAGTAAGGAACTCAATGCTCCTTGCACTATTCGCTTTTCTACTTGTCCAATTCACAGCGGTCAGCAATCATGGCAATCATGGATTATGGCTTGCATTCCTGGCTTTCAGTTTAGGACGTTCCGTATTCTTAGCTCTATACATCCCAAGGCTGAACCGAAAAGTGGCAAAGCTTATGGATGCCGATAGACTAATGAAATCATCTTCTTTTTAA
- a CDS encoding DedA family protein — protein sequence MDIVKDLISNYGYFAIYGLLAIGIIGLPVPDEFMMTFVGYLSSISVLNVQGAFLVSFLGSISGMLVSYFIGKKVGKPFLRKHGKWIKMTPARLERLEQWFNKYGPWTIIIAYFIPGVRHFASYISGMNGMGKRKYFIFAGAGAFSWCLVFTTFGYFIGVLT from the coding sequence ATGGATATAGTAAAAGATTTAATATCAAACTATGGTTATTTTGCGATATATGGACTGTTGGCCATTGGGATTATTGGCTTGCCGGTACCTGATGAGTTCATGATGACTTTTGTCGGCTATTTGTCCTCCATTTCCGTTTTGAATGTCCAGGGAGCATTCCTTGTCAGTTTCCTTGGGTCGATATCCGGGATGCTTGTCAGTTATTTCATCGGAAAAAAGGTGGGGAAGCCTTTTTTGAGGAAGCATGGCAAGTGGATCAAAATGACCCCCGCGAGGTTGGAGAGATTGGAGCAATGGTTCAATAAATACGGTCCTTGGACCATTATCATAGCCTATTTCATCCCAGGAGTCCGTCACTTCGCCAGTTACATTTCCGGGATGAATGGAATGGGGAAACGAAAGTACTTTATCTTTGCAGGAGCAGGGGCTTTCAGCTGGTGTTTGGTATTTACGACTTTTGGTTATTTCATTGGTGTTTTAACGTAA
- the dat gene encoding D-amino-acid transaminase, which produces MGKIIFNGDLKSRSEVKVDIEDRGYQFGDGVYEVIRVYNGELFAGDMHLNRLMDSAKLIQMKVSFTAAEIKTRMEELIAEDQLKDGIVYMQLTRGVSPRTHSFPTAEVEPVFVAYTKEIPYTGKNKPGVKAVTTDDIRWLRCNIKSLNLLGNIMAKQQAVEAGCDEAIQHRDGTVTEGSSSNVSIVVDGLLKTHPATNLILNGITRQVMLKLCADHGIPYVEEAFTVEEMMAADEVLYTSTSVEVTPIINIDGQSIAAGEPGPLTKRLQKLFSEEIEKQCGSVK; this is translated from the coding sequence ATGGGGAAAATCATTTTTAACGGCGACCTAAAAAGCAGGTCCGAAGTAAAGGTAGATATTGAAGACCGGGGATATCAATTTGGAGATGGCGTCTATGAAGTCATCCGGGTTTATAATGGCGAATTATTTGCGGGGGACATGCACCTGAACCGGCTGATGGACAGTGCCAAGTTGATACAGATGAAAGTTTCCTTTACTGCAGCGGAAATCAAAACCCGCATGGAAGAGCTGATCGCTGAAGATCAACTGAAGGACGGTATCGTCTATATGCAGCTGACAAGGGGCGTATCTCCGCGTACACACTCATTTCCAACGGCTGAGGTGGAACCGGTCTTTGTTGCCTATACCAAGGAAATTCCTTATACAGGAAAAAACAAGCCAGGGGTCAAGGCAGTGACCACCGACGATATACGCTGGCTGCGCTGTAATATCAAGAGCTTGAATCTACTGGGTAATATAATGGCTAAACAGCAAGCGGTAGAGGCCGGCTGTGATGAAGCGATCCAGCATCGTGATGGTACGGTGACGGAGGGAAGTTCGTCCAATGTCTCAATCGTGGTGGATGGCCTACTTAAAACGCATCCGGCCACAAACTTGATCCTGAATGGAATTACCCGTCAGGTGATGCTGAAACTTTGCGCTGATCATGGGATTCCATATGTCGAGGAGGCCTTCACCGTCGAGGAAATGATGGCAGCCGATGAAGTCCTTTATACAAGCACAAGCGTCGAAGTGACACCAATTATTAATATCGATGGCCAATCGATTGCAGCCGGGGAACCCGGTCCGTTAACCAAAAGACTGCAAAAACTGTTTTCCGAGGAAATCGAGAAGCAATGCGGTTCCGTTAAATAG